From the Cervus elaphus chromosome 20, mCerEla1.1, whole genome shotgun sequence genome, one window contains:
- the LOC122676775 gene encoding ATP synthase subunit epsilon, mitochondrial-like, translating to MRSLHSTLTYSRNPSLEEDLYKIEQLLIVVPVVYILLLEALHSGNIVAVYWQQVGLRYLRYSQICAKAMRDTLKTEFKANAEKTSGSSIKVVKVKKESSALT from the exons ATGAGGAGCCTTCACTCCACACTCACCTATTCTAGAAATCCTAGTTTGGAGGAAGATTTGTACAAA ATAGAACAGCTACTCATTGTTGTACCCGTAGTTTACATCCTGCT GCTGGAGGCGCTCCATTCTGGCAACATCGTGGCAGTGTATTGGCAACAGGTTGGACTCCGCTACCTCAGGTACTCCCAGATCTGTGCAAAAGCCATGAGAGATACACTGAAGACAGAATTCAAAGCAAATGCTGAGAAGACTTCTGGCAGCAGCATAAAAGTTGTAAAAGTCAAAAAGGAATCATCTGCCCTGACTTAA